The Arabidopsis thaliana chromosome 5, partial sequence genomic interval ttgttaaattaTGCATTATGTTCAATTATGTGTTAGAATTTattgaaaatcatataataaaacattacatttttcatcaaaaagatAATAACTAGGCCTCataataatatgttattaatataatattattttattttttataaatgtaaaaatcGAATAAATAAGGATTACAAGCAAAAAAGTCTCTGAAAGGAATCCATAAACCTACAATGGCGGGGAACACGGAAATATTGGCGCCCAGATAATCTTCTTCTGTGAAGCATTTTAAGTCGCCGACTCCAATCAACAGAGCCCAGTTATTCCATATTATCGAATTAATTAGGGTTCAGAGAGATGGGTAGGAAAAAGAAATCTAGGGCTTCGACAAccgaagaagatgagattgaGATGGATAATGCTGGCCCATCCTCTGAGACAAGTCTTTACGAGGTATTTTCGGATTTCTCTTTCCGATCGCTGCTCTTTCTCTCGCGTACTTAGGGTTTTATTAGGGATTTCAATTTAAGCTTGTTTTCTGGGTTTGGTTTATCATGATTCTAGAAAATAGTTTGGAATTTGTCTACTTTCAtaaaatttggtgttttgatatataaatttttatgtagATTAAACACTAATCATAGGTTTTGATCAGTGATCTTATATTTGATTAGGATTTTGGTATCAGGATGATTCGATTAGCTAAAAAGACAGAAATCAATAGAAACTAACTAATATCTCTCTGTCACTTTACTCAAAGGTTCTTGGAGTTGAAAGAAGAGCCACTTCACAGGAAATAAGAAAAGCATACCATAAGTTGGCATTGAAGCTTCACCCTGATAAAAATCAGGATGATAAGGTTAAATACACACTCTTTTACTTGAGatattttttggattcattTACATGAAGATTCTACTATTGTTTTGTTACAGGAAGCTAAAGACAAGTTCCAGCAGCTGCAAAAAGTGATATCAATTCTTggtgatgaagagaaaaggGCAGTCTATGATCAAACTGGCTCAATTGATGATGCTGTGagtctctgtttttgttgtgtttgttcaGTTTGATCGAGTGAAGAAAGCACTTAACTTCCTCATTAGTATTATGAGATTTTCTTAAACCTGAGGTGTTTTTCCATGCTCGTTAGGATATTCCTGGAGATGCGTTTGAGAATTTGCGGGATTTCTTCCGGGACATGTATAAGAAGGTAGCAGAAACTTTCACTAGTGATACCTTTTACACATCTGCTTCTGCTGCTTacactaactttttttttttgtgttgctGCTTATATATAGGTCAACGAAGCTGATATTGAAGAGTTTGAGGCAAACTACAGGGGATCTGAGTCAGAGAAGAAAGACTTGCTTGAGCTTTTCAACAAGTTTAAGGGTAAAATGAACAGGTAATTCATCATCCTTTCTTTTCGATATTGTTGAGGTTGTGagttgatttatatatatattttcttcccAGGCTATTCTGCTCAATGCTTTGCTCGGACCCCAAGCTTGATTCACACCGTTTCAAAGACATGCTTGATGAGGCCATTGCAGCAGGTAATTTATCTTTCTGTATTTAGTATATACGTCTTACAAGATTATCTTCTCATCTATGGAATCCTTGACGTTATAAGATGAGCTTGCCTTCTATTTGTACATCTATGAATTTTGATAACGCAATAGAATTTGATATTGTGCCTTCTCCAGTTAGAGGATGAGTGTAAAATGTACCATATCCCTTTAGCTGTGTGTTTGATGGTTCATATTCcacctaaatatgcattctaatttttttattccagTTTGGTGATCCTGATCTGAAATCTATGTAAACTTGGGAGAGTTGCTGATTATCAAGTGTGATTTCCTTTTCAGGAGAAGTGAAGTCAAGCAAGGCATATGAGAAATGGGCAAATAAAATTTCAGAAACGAAACCGCCCACCAGTCCattgaggaagaggaagaagaagaagtaaaatcTCTGCCTtcgtttcttaattatttccACCAATCAAACTTAACCTTGTTGTGACCACCTTGCTTCAATTTGTATATACTTGTAGGTCAGCAGCAAAGGATTCAGAGACAGATCTTTGCTTGATGATTGCGAAACGACAAGAGGAGAGGAAAGGGAAGGTGGACTCGATGTTTTCATCACTTATCTCTAGGTATGGTGGTGATGCGGAAGCAGAGCCCACtgaagaagaatttgaagCTGCCCAGAGAAGGattgaaagcaaaagaaaaccatCCAAGAAGTCTAGAGGAAAGTAGAGGTCTTAAAGCAGAGTTGTCTTCTAGTAGTATTTGTGATGGAACAAgaatgtttattttctttcaaaattgcatcaatttcaaaattgcatcaatttcaaaaatcaGTAAATATTTCGATTATTGCTTTATAAATTGAGGAAttatcttctcaaaattttgatgctctccataaaaaaaatgaagttgaCCTATTATTTACAGGACGAGACTGAACCCAAACGGTGAAATAGAAAAACTCTATTTGCTAATCCAAATTTTCTCcaagaaaacatatctttGACGacctatcttcttctccaagaaaCAGTTAGGGTTTATCTTTTGAAGCGATGGGTTGTTGTTCATCAGATTGCTTCGTCTACTTCATCCTCTCCATTGCTTTAGCTTTCATGGCCATCTCCACCACTCTACGTTCACCTCCGGATTCCGAACCCACAATACCCATtgctttttcttcctcttcgccttctctctctttaaacGCCTCAAACACTCTACGGCAATCTAATTTCAAAGCAATAGCCACTCTTCTCCACATCTCCCCTGAgatcttcctctcttcttctcccaaCACAACCCTCTTTGCCATCGAAGATGCTTCCTTCTTCAACACGTCATCGCTTCATCCTTTGTTTCTCAAGCAGCTTCTTCACTATCACACACTCCCTCTTATGCTTTCGATGGATGACCTTCTCAAGAAGCCTCAAGGAACCTGTCTCCCAACGCTTCTCCACCACAAGAGTGTCCAAATATCCACTGttaatcaagaatcaagaacaGCTGAAGTCAATCATGTCCGTATCACACACCCCGACATGTTTCTTGGAGATTCATTGGTCATTCACGGAGTTATTGGACCATTCTCTCCTCTGCAACCTCACAGTGATCATCTTATCCACACACCTTTATGTCAATCtgatacaacaaacaaaaccagtAACAACGAAGAAGTTCCAGTTAGCATAGACTGGACTCGGATTGTTCAGCTTCTAAGTTCAAATGGGTTTGTGCCATTTGCAATTGGATTGCACTCTGTTCTCAACAGGATTGTGAACGATCATAATCATCACAAGAACTTGACCGGTGTAACGATTCTAGCTACACCGAATCTGGTCTCATTGTCATCTGCTTCTCCGTTTTTGTATGAAGTTGTGAGACATCACATTCTTGTTCAACGGCTTACATACAAAGATTTTGCTTCAATGTCTGATAAAGCCACAGTGAAGACATTGGATCCTTACCAAGATCTTACAATCACGAGAAGAAATGTTAATTCGTCTGGAGGAGATTTCATGATTTCTGGAGTTGAGATTGTAGATCCAGATatgttctcttcttccaaCTTTGTAATTCATGGAATATCACACACTCTAGAGATCCCACATGTataaccattttcttctttcctttgtAGATAGCTACACACATtcatgtgatttttttttttttatgcatataacacattcattcttttttttgtttgttaataaggaaatattgtttttagtaaTATGTAAATGTTATTATctctataatttatttttcacttttaaagtttaaaccaaGACTACCATT includes:
- the ATJ6 gene encoding J-domain protein 6 (J-domain protein 6 (ATJ6); FUNCTIONS IN: unfolded protein binding, heat shock protein binding; INVOLVED IN: protein folding; LOCATED IN: nucleus; EXPRESSED IN: 25 plant structures; EXPRESSED DURING: 15 growth stages; CONTAINS InterPro DOMAIN/s: Molecular chaperone, heat shock protein, Hsp40, DnaJ (InterPro:IPR015609), Heat shock protein DnaJ, N-terminal (InterPro:IPR001623), Heat shock protein DnaJ (InterPro:IPR003095); BEST Arabidopsis thaliana protein match is: Chaperone DnaJ-domain superfamily protein (TAIR:AT3G12170.1); Has 1807 Blast hits to 1807 proteins in 277 species: Archae - 0; Bacteria - 0; Metazoa - 736; Fungi - 347; Plants - 385; Viruses - 0; Other Eukaryotes - 339 (source: NCBI BLink).), producing the protein MGRKKKSRASTTEEDEIEMDNAGPSSETSLYEVLGVERRATSQEIRKAYHKLALKLHPDKNQDDKEAKDKFQQLQKVISILGDEEKRAVYDQTGSIDDADIPGDAFENLRDFFRDMYKKVNEADIEEFEANYRGSESEKKDLLELFNKFKGKMNRLFCSMLCSDPKLDSHRFKDMLDEAIAAGEVKSSKAYEKWANKISETKPPTSPLRKRKKKKSAAKDSETDLCLMIAKRQEERKGKVDSMFSSLISRYGGDAEAEPTEEEFEAAQRRIESKRKPSKKSRGK
- the FLA21 gene encoding FASCICLIN-like arabinogalactan protein 21 precursor (FASCICLIN-like arabinogalactan protein 21 precursor (FLA21); CONTAINS InterPro DOMAIN/s: FAS1 domain (InterPro:IPR000782); Has 1807 Blast hits to 1807 proteins in 277 species: Archae - 0; Bacteria - 0; Metazoa - 736; Fungi - 347; Plants - 385; Viruses - 0; Other Eukaryotes - 339 (source: NCBI BLink).), which codes for MGCCSSDCFVYFILSIALAFMAISTTLRSPPDSEPTIPIAFSSSSPSLSLNASNTLRQSNFKAIATLLHISPEIFLSSSPNTTLFAIEDASFFNTSSLHPLFLKQLLHYHTLPLMLSMDDLLKKPQGTCLPTLLHHKSVQISTVNQESRTAEVNHVRITHPDMFLGDSLVIHGVIGPFSPLQPHSDHLIHTPLCQSDTTNKTSNNEEVPVSIDWTRIVQLLSSNGFVPFAIGLHSVLNRIVNDHNHHKNLTGVTILATPNLVSLSSASPFLYEVVRHHILVQRLTYKDFASMSDKATVKTLDPYQDLTITRRNVNSSGGDFMISGVEIVDPDMFSSSNFVIHGISHTLEIPHV